The following is a genomic window from Anaeromicrobium sediminis.
TCATAATGAAACCTAGCTTGGAACTAATAGAGGCTTATTTACCTATTATTAAAATAATTACTATGGCACCAGAGGAAGATAAGGATTTTAAATTCATTTCAAATATAAAGAATAGCACAAATATTATAATATCCATGGGACACACTAATACTGATTTTGAAATAGCTTTAGAAAGTATAAAGAGGGGAGTAAGTCATGCTACTCATACTTTCAATGGAATGACTCCCCTTCACCATAGAAGACCTGGGGCAGTGGGGGCAGCCTTTACTTCTAATGTGACCTGTGAAATAATAGCGGATAATATTCATATCCATCCTGGGTTGTATAACCTTATTTTAAAAATAAAGGGAAGAGATAAGATTATATTAATAACAGATTCCATGAGAGCTGGAGGGTTAGAAGTAGGGGTCTATGACTTAGGAGGTCAAAAGGTCCATGTGGATGAAGAATCGGCTAGATTAAAAGATAATACATTAGCAGGAAGTATATTGACCATGAATAAGGCCGTAGAAAACATTGCTAATAACACTGATCTAGAAATTTATGAGGTTATAAATATGGCCACTATAAACCCAGCTAAACTTCTAAACATTCATCATAAAAAGGGAAGCATAGATATAGGAAAAGATGCAGATTTATTTGTAATGGATAAAAATTATAGGATTAAGAACACTTTTATAAGAGGAAAAAAAGTATATTAACAAAGGGGGAGGTTCCTATGAGAATAATTATAGTAAAGGATTATGAAGAATTAAGTAAAAAAGCTGCTAATGTAATTAGTGGTCAAGTTATATTAAAACCTAATAGTGTATTAGGCCTAGCTACTGGATCTACTCCTTTAGGAACATATAAGTCACTAGTAAAAATGTATAAGGAAGGAGTAGTAGATTTTAGTAAAACAATAACATATAATTTGGATGAATATTATGGATTAGCTAAAAATCACATAAATAGCTATAATTACTTTATGGATAAAAATTTATTTAGTCATATAAATATTTTGAAAGAAAATATCCATATACCAAATGGAGAGGCTCATGATATTGAAGCTGAATGTGTTTTATATGAGCAATCTATTGAAAAATCAGGGGGCATAGACCTTCAGTTATTAGGTATTGGTAGAAATGGACATATTGGTTTTAACGAGCCAGATTTAACCTTTGAGGCATTAACCCATATGGTGAAGCTAGATAAGGATACTATAGAGGTGAATTCACGTTTTTTTGAAAATATAGATGATGTACCTAAAAAAGCAATAAGTATGGGTATTAAGACCATAATGAGAGCGAGAAAAATATTATTACTAGCTAGTGGAATTGAAAAGGCAGAAGCTGTTTATAAGAGCATTAAAGGGAAAATAACTCCTGATTTACCTGCCTCTGTTCTTCAGTTACACCCAGATGTAATTTACATATTGGATGAAGATGCAGCAAGCTTATTGTCAAGGGACAAAGAATAGGAGGATTAACATGTTTAACTTTTTTAAGAGGAAAAAAGAGGTATTACTTTATGCACCCATGGATGGAGAAATAATTCAAATAGAGAAAGTTCCAGATCAAGTTTTTGCAGATAAATTAATAGGTGATGGAATTGCCATAATACCATCAAGTAGTCAAGTAGTATCTCCTGTGGAAGGAACTGTTATACAAATAGCTCCCACATATCATGCCATAGGTCTAGAGACTAAAGAAGGGGTAGAAGTATTAATTCATATTGGAATAGATACGGTGCAATTAAAGGGAAAAGGCTTTAAACCTATGAAAGAAGTAGGAGAAAAGGTAGCTGTTGGAGATTTACTGATGGAAGTAGATTTAGAATATATAAAAGAGAATAAAAAAGAAATTGTAACACCAATCCTAATTACAAATGGAGATATAATAAAGGAGTATGATAAAAAAGAAGGAATAGTTAGCAAAGGAAAAGATTTGGCATTAAAGTTAATATTAAAGTAATTGAAAAATATCATGGATTATACCATGGTATTTTTTTGTAAAAAACTCATGTCATTATTTAAAGGATTTTACTAAAAAAAGTAGAATTTAAACTAAGGATATTTTGGCAAAAAGTGGTTAGAGAGGGGACTAGTATGAATACTTTGGAAAAAATGGTAGAAAGTATACCGACTCCTGTGTTTATCATAGAAAAGGGAAGAGTAGTTAAACTTAATAGCGAGATGATAGAAATAATAAAGGGAAAACTTTTAGCAAAAGAAGATATAAAAAAATATATGAATGATTTATTAGAAAAGGATATATTGAGATTTAAAAAGAGTTCTAAAAAGGTGGTAAATATAAGAAAAAAAATAGTTGTGAATGGTAGATATGTATATCTAAAAATTAAGTTAAAAAAAGAATTTGATGAAAAAAATACTATCATAAGAATGATGGGTGTTTGTGAAGATATAACAAATTATGTATTAATCGGAAAAAAAATGAATAAAAATAAATCTAAATTAGAAGCTATACTTGAGAATATGCCAATTCTTATGGATGTAATAGACAAAGATGGTAATGTTATAGTATGGAATAAGGAATGTGAAAAGGTGACAGGATATTCAAAAAAAGAAGTCATTAGAAATCCTAAAATATGGGAAAAAGTATATCCAGATGAGGAATATAGAGAAAAGGCTAAGATATCAGTAAGCGAGGATAGATTAGATTTTAGGGATATGGAATTTGATTTAACTTGTAAAGATGGAACCATAAAAAATATAGCGTGGTTTAATATATCAAAAAGTGTCAAAATATCAGGATGGAACTCTTGGGCCTTTGGTATAGATGTAACTCATAGAAACAGAACAAAGGAGATTTTAAGACAAAAATCTAGAGAGATGAATAAAATATTTGAAGCTATTCCAGATCTATATATGAGAATTAATAGGGAAAAAGAAATAGTAGATTGTAGAGTGGGAAAAGATTTTAGAGAGCATGTGAATCATAATATAATAGGGAAAAGGATAGAAGATATAGCGTCTGTAGAAATCAGAACATTATTGGAAAGGAAAATAGATGAAAATTTCAAAAAAAATACCGTAATGGAAGATGAATTTTCACTTAAAATAAATGGTCAATTATATTATTATGAAGTAAGGTTGATTCCATTTAATCCAGAAGAATTGATTATATTTATTAGAGATATAACTAAGCGTAAGAGTGTGGAGGAAGCCCTTAAAAAGAGTGAAGAAAGGTATAGGAAGTTTTTTAATATTTGTCCAGATTACATATACCTATATGATTTAAACACAAAAGAAATAATCGATGCAAATCCAGCTTTTTTAAGCAGATTAAAAGTTAATAAGAGTAAAGTTAAAGAGTTAAATATGAACA
Proteins encoded in this region:
- a CDS encoding PAS domain-containing sensor histidine kinase, giving the protein MNTLEKMVESIPTPVFIIEKGRVVKLNSEMIEIIKGKLLAKEDIKKYMNDLLEKDILRFKKSSKKVVNIRKKIVVNGRYVYLKIKLKKEFDEKNTIIRMMGVCEDITNYVLIGKKMNKNKSKLEAILENMPILMDVIDKDGNVIVWNKECEKVTGYSKKEVIRNPKIWEKVYPDEEYREKAKISVSEDRLDFRDMEFDLTCKDGTIKNIAWFNISKSVKISGWNSWAFGIDVTHRNRTKEILRQKSREMNKIFEAIPDLYMRINREKEIVDCRVGKDFREHVNHNIIGKRIEDIASVEIRTLLERKIDENFKKNTVMEDEFSLKINGQLYYYEVRLIPFNPEELIIFIRDITKRKSVEEALKKSEERYRKFFNICPDYIYLYDLNTKEIIDANPAFLSRLKVNKSKVKELNMNNIIDPSYLEQCNNTCSKLSEGKNVKGIKFKMNDIKGEEFFVESSCIPLSEEGLEGKVICCSRDITERVHLESIKREAEEKSKLLREAVELETIRTEFFSNISHELRTPINIILGAIQLTEIYIKSMGETKSLDKIWNLKERMKQNCYRLIRLVNNLIDITRIDSGFSDLNLTNCNIEKLVEDVTLSISDFIKLKELNLEYRSYIDGIIIACDQDKIERILLNLLSNAIKFTNKGDRIIVTMEETDGFVLISVKDTGIGIKEESQKIIFDKFRQVNKSLARRNEGSGIGLSLVKSLVELHNGEICLESKYGEGSTFEFKLPIVKTNEEVKKNMWVEDSKVEKVSIEFSDIYL
- the nagA gene encoding N-acetylglucosamine-6-phosphate deacetylase, with protein sequence MKAIINGNIILKDKVLKNSVLIYGEKIEKIVDEKDFHKKEAFEIIDVNGAFVGPGFIDIHIHGFGGYDTMDGTEEALRGICKNIVKTGVTSFLPTTMTMDRKSIIRALHNIENSMKNIKEGAKILGCHLEGPFISPKYKGAQNDQFIMKPSLELIEAYLPIIKIITMAPEEDKDFKFISNIKNSTNIIISMGHTNTDFEIALESIKRGVSHATHTFNGMTPLHHRRPGAVGAAFTSNVTCEIIADNIHIHPGLYNLILKIKGRDKIILITDSMRAGGLEVGVYDLGGQKVHVDEESARLKDNTLAGSILTMNKAVENIANNTDLEIYEVINMATINPAKLLNIHHKKGSIDIGKDADLFVMDKNYRIKNTFIRGKKVY
- a CDS encoding PTS sugar transporter subunit IIA, whose protein sequence is MFNFFKRKKEVLLYAPMDGEIIQIEKVPDQVFADKLIGDGIAIIPSSSQVVSPVEGTVIQIAPTYHAIGLETKEGVEVLIHIGIDTVQLKGKGFKPMKEVGEKVAVGDLLMEVDLEYIKENKKEIVTPILITNGDIIKEYDKKEGIVSKGKDLALKLILK
- the nagB gene encoding glucosamine-6-phosphate deaminase, which codes for MRIIIVKDYEELSKKAANVISGQVILKPNSVLGLATGSTPLGTYKSLVKMYKEGVVDFSKTITYNLDEYYGLAKNHINSYNYFMDKNLFSHINILKENIHIPNGEAHDIEAECVLYEQSIEKSGGIDLQLLGIGRNGHIGFNEPDLTFEALTHMVKLDKDTIEVNSRFFENIDDVPKKAISMGIKTIMRARKILLLASGIEKAEAVYKSIKGKITPDLPASVLQLHPDVIYILDEDAASLLSRDKE